From the genome of Mucispirillum schaedleri ASF457:
AGCAATAATGCGAAATATATAAGATAGTAATATTATATTTTTTAAATATAAAGAATTAATATATTAGATTCTTCGCCAGTGGCTCAGAATAGACAATCGGTAGCTAGTATCTATTGAAAAATTATTTTATAACTATTTTATATTTTTCATATATATTGTAAATTACAAAATAAAATATAATAAAACTTACATAGTTAAGCATAACTTTATGTTATTTTTTTTAAAAAAATAATCAGTAATTATTTAATGCAGCTAGATATTCAAATCCTATATCTGCATATAATGTTCATTTGATAAAAAGATTAAAATTGTCTTAATTATTGATAATATTAAATAAAAAAACTGTATTTATATTAACAAATATATTAAAAATGTTAAATTTGTATAAATTATGTATTTTTAGATATTGACTAAGTGAAATATTTTTTATAGTTTTAGCTTATAAACTAATTTGGAGGCAAAGAATATGGGAAAAGAAACTAATGTTTTAAAATCATTAGAAGAAAGCTCAGTATCAAGGCGTTCCTTTTTAAAAGGCATATCAGCACTTGGTGCAATGGCTGCCATATATGGCTGCTCTAAAGATGGCGGCTCAGATATTATATACGGGGGGGGGCTGGCACAGTAGGCGGCATCGCATCAGATGACCTATATTATACAGAAAATCCTACATTCCGTTACGGAACATCTACTCACAACTGTGGTGGTCGCTGTATTATCAGAGCACAAGTTACACCAGACGGTCGTATCGTTCGTTTTCTTACTGATGAAACTAAATATGCTTATGATGGCACATCTATTGATAACAATCATCCAAATACAACTCAGGCTAGAGCATGTGCTAGATGCCGTGCTTATAAAGGCAGATTATACCATCCAGGTCGTTTAAAATATCCACTTAAACAAACAAAAGAACGGGGCGATATATCAGGCTTTCAAAGAATTACTTGGGAGCAGGCTTTATCAGAAATAGCTGCAAGATTAAAAGCTGTTCAAGGCAAATATGGTGCAGAGGCTTTTCACCCAATTTATGCCTGCGGTAATATTGCTTCATCATTCCAAGGTGGTTCATATACTGGTTTATTTGAAGTTAATGACTTTGGAACAATTTCTCCAGCACTCCGTTTATTAGGTGGTGCATCTGGTTATACTTCCGATTATTCTTTCCACCAAGGCTCTTATATGGGTGGTTATGGAACAGCATATTCTGGTATGATAAATATGAGCCCATCTCCAGAATTTCTTGATAGAAAAATGCATTTTGTAATGTGGGGCTCTAATATTCCTACTACTCACAACCCTAAAGCTTTTTCATGGACAAAAGGTATTGAAAATATGAAAAACCATGGTGGCACTGTTAAATTTATTGGTCCAGAACTTTCAGAAATAGGTATTGCACAGGCAAATGAATGGATACGAATTAAACCATATACAGATGTAGCTTTAATTTTAGGTATGCTATATCATATGTTAGATTTAACATTTGATGAAAATGGTAATATAAATCAAGATGGTCTTGATGTAAATTATCTTGATAAAATGGTTTATGGTTTCTTTGAAACTCCAGAATATTGGAGAAACAAGACAACTGGTGAAATTTCATTTGATAATAAATCTGCTGATACAAATTATATATATGTTGCTGCTATTCCTGCTGGTCAGTCATTTTCTGCTTATATTATGGGTGATGATGCTAGACTTACAAAAGCTAAATATTCTGCAAGTCAAAACTATATGGCTCAGCAGTTTGCCTCAAAAGTAGATAAAAGAAATACATCTGTTGCAAAGTTTAGCTTTGCAAATATTCAGAATACTAAATATGACTATAAAAAACAGATGAATGTGAAAAAAACTCCAAAATGGGCAGAAAAAATTACTGGAGTTCCTGAAGCAAAAATCAAAGAGTTAGCAGAATTTTATTTGAAATGTGCAAAAGATAAGGTGCCAGTTTACAATGAATGGGCTGGTGGTCAGTTAAAACAAAATGATGGCACTATCACACTGTATGCTTTACAGGCTCTTTTGATTATATCTAAAAACTGGGGTATTACAGGAACAGGCATTGCTAATAATGCAATAGGTGTCTCTAAAACAACAGACCCTAACCAAATTACAGCTTCTTTACTTCGCCCAGCAGCATGGGATGATGGCACAATTGCTAAAATGGGGCCACAC
Proteins encoded in this window:
- a CDS encoding twin-arginine translocation signal domain-containing protein, whose product is MGKETNVLKSLEESSVSRRSFLKGISALGAMAAIYGCSKDGGSDIIYGGGLAQ